A single genomic interval of Sphaerodactylus townsendi isolate TG3544 linkage group LG08, MPM_Stown_v2.3, whole genome shotgun sequence harbors:
- the CASP7 gene encoding caspase-7 isoform X1, whose product MEPPKQGEDLSDPTSLQIDEGNGEDHGDQPDAKPDRRDRLSIFRNKKKNGEEQPDPEASFSSHYRIVTPTFQYNMDYKKVGKCIIINNKNFEDHTEMRRRNGTDKDAGDLQKCFQNIGFDVVVYNDQSCEEMEKLLEEAACENHSDAACFACIFLSHGDEGRIFGTDGSMPIKDLTSFFRGDKCPGLVGKPKLFFIQACRGSEFDDGIQTDSGPSNDNLETDANPRYKIPVEADFLFAYSTVPGYYSWRNPGKGSWFVQSLCSVLSKHAKQLEILQILTMVNYKVATNYESQCDDPRFSEKKQVPCVVSMLTKELYF is encoded by the exons ATGGAGCCCCCGAAG cAGGGAGAAGACCTTTCTGATCCTACATCATTGCAGATAGATGAAGGTAACGGAGAAGATCATGGGGATCAACCGGATGCAAAGCCAGATAGAAGAGATCGATTATCAATCTTTAGGAA CAAAAAAAAGAATGGAGAGGAACAACCAGATCCAGAGGCTTCTTTCAGTAGCCACTACCGAATCGTTACCCCAACATTTCAGTATAACATGGACTACAAGAAAGTTGGCAAATGCAttattataaacaacaagaatTTTGAAGATCATACAG AAATGCGTAGACGAAATGGCACTGATAAAGATGCTGGCGAtttgcaaaaatgttttcaaaatatagGATTTGATGTTGTTGTCTATAACGATCAAAGCTGCGAAGAAATGGAGAAATTGCTTGAAGAAG CTGCCTGTGAGAACCACAGCGATGCTGCTTGTTTTGCATGCATATTTTTAAGCCATGGAGATGAAGGTCGCATCTTTGGCACAGATGGATCTATGCCAATCAAGGATTTGACTTCATTTTTTAGAGGTGACAAGTGCCCAGGACTTGTTGGAAAACCTAAACTATTTTTCATTCAG GCATGTCGAGGTTCTGAATTTGATGATGGTATACAGACAGACTCAGGTCCTTCAAATGACAATCTGGAAACGGATGCCAATCCCAGATACAAGATTCCCGTTGAAGCAGATTTTTTGTTTGCATATTCTACTGTGCCAG GTTATTATTCCTGGAGAAATCCAGGGAAAGGTTCCTGGTTTGTGCAGTCTCTTTGCTCAGTACTGAGCAAGCATGCAAAACAGTTGGAGATCCTTCAGATTCTCACCATGGTTAACTACAAGGTGGCTACAAACTACGAATCACAGTGTGATGACCCTCGCTTCAGTGAGAAGAAGCAAGTTCCTTGTGTGGTCTCCATGCTAACTAAAGAACTTTATTTCTGA
- the CASP7 gene encoding caspase-7 isoform X2: MQSGIPLDEEPSKKKNGEEQPDPEASFSSHYRIVTPTFQYNMDYKKVGKCIIINNKNFEDHTEMRRRNGTDKDAGDLQKCFQNIGFDVVVYNDQSCEEMEKLLEEAACENHSDAACFACIFLSHGDEGRIFGTDGSMPIKDLTSFFRGDKCPGLVGKPKLFFIQACRGSEFDDGIQTDSGPSNDNLETDANPRYKIPVEADFLFAYSTVPGYYSWRNPGKGSWFVQSLCSVLSKHAKQLEILQILTMVNYKVATNYESQCDDPRFSEKKQVPCVVSMLTKELYF, encoded by the exons ATGCAGAGTGGTATACCACTTGATGAAGAGCCAAG CAAAAAAAAGAATGGAGAGGAACAACCAGATCCAGAGGCTTCTTTCAGTAGCCACTACCGAATCGTTACCCCAACATTTCAGTATAACATGGACTACAAGAAAGTTGGCAAATGCAttattataaacaacaagaatTTTGAAGATCATACAG AAATGCGTAGACGAAATGGCACTGATAAAGATGCTGGCGAtttgcaaaaatgttttcaaaatatagGATTTGATGTTGTTGTCTATAACGATCAAAGCTGCGAAGAAATGGAGAAATTGCTTGAAGAAG CTGCCTGTGAGAACCACAGCGATGCTGCTTGTTTTGCATGCATATTTTTAAGCCATGGAGATGAAGGTCGCATCTTTGGCACAGATGGATCTATGCCAATCAAGGATTTGACTTCATTTTTTAGAGGTGACAAGTGCCCAGGACTTGTTGGAAAACCTAAACTATTTTTCATTCAG GCATGTCGAGGTTCTGAATTTGATGATGGTATACAGACAGACTCAGGTCCTTCAAATGACAATCTGGAAACGGATGCCAATCCCAGATACAAGATTCCCGTTGAAGCAGATTTTTTGTTTGCATATTCTACTGTGCCAG GTTATTATTCCTGGAGAAATCCAGGGAAAGGTTCCTGGTTTGTGCAGTCTCTTTGCTCAGTACTGAGCAAGCATGCAAAACAGTTGGAGATCCTTCAGATTCTCACCATGGTTAACTACAAGGTGGCTACAAACTACGAATCACAGTGTGATGACCCTCGCTTCAGTGAGAAGAAGCAAGTTCCTTGTGTGGTCTCCATGCTAACTAAAGAACTTTATTTCTGA